CCAAATTGGCCAACATTGAGCAATTGATCGATTTTTGCCGCACATATCAGGTCGTTACGACCGAGCGCATCCATGTCATGTGTCGTGTAGGTCACAACGCAGCGATTATACGAGACCTCAAGATCAGGGTGATGGGCTTCTTTGTTGGCAATCCAAGCGACCGCGTTGACAAAGCTCATCGTGTGATAGTAATTCTTGAACACAAATGTCCGCCGAATGCCTTTGCCGCCATTGACAACTTCCCATTCCGGCAACTGAGCGAGTAATGCATCTCGCTCTTCTGCAGACAACGGCTGACGGCTTGATTCATCGTGTTGGCATTGTTGTTCATGTAAGGGCTGCATGGTTTTCCCCTCCGAGTTTTTGATGACCGGCAACATGTTACCCCTTTACGCTGGGCAAAGCGATACCTATGCTATGGGCATTCACGTGCCATAAGGGAGACATCACCGATGTTGGCGGAAGACAACTTAATTTGGATTGATCTGGAAATGACCGGCCTAGACCCAATGCAGGATCGAATTATCGAAATTGCCACCATTGTGACCAATGCCCAGCTTGAAGTGATTGCGGAGGGGCCGGTCATCGCCATTCATCAGCCGGATGAGGTGCTCAACCGAATGGATGAATGGTGCCAAACGACGCATGGCAATAGCGGTCTGATTGAACGTGTCCGTGCCAGCCAAGTGGATGAGCGTCAAGCAGAACAGATGACCATTGATTTCCTGG
The Gammaproteobacteria bacterium genome window above contains:
- a CDS encoding 4a-hydroxytetrahydrobiopterin dehydratase encodes the protein MQPLHEQQCQHDESSRQPLSAEERDALLAQLPEWEVVNGGKGIRRTFVFKNYYHTMSFVNAVAWIANKEAHHPDLEVSYNRCVVTYTTHDMDALGRNDLICAAKIDQLLNVGQFG